The genomic interval aatagtataaaaagtataaaataggccgggcaggatggctcatgtctgtaatcccagcattttgggaggccgaggtgagtgaatcagctgaggtcaggagttcgagaccagcctggccaacatggtgaaaccctgtctctactaaaaatacaaaaattagctatgcatggtttcacgcccctgtagtcccagctactcaggaggctgatgcaggagaattgcttgaacccgagagacagaggttgcagtgaaccgagatcgcaccactgcactccagcctgggcaatagagcaagactctgtctcaaacaaaacaaaacaaaacaaaaccaaccaaacaaaccaaagaaaacaGTATAAAATAGTTTTGGGACATAGTTTTATATCTAACATGATATGACATTCAGTTATTgtgtaaaaatctattttaagatACAAAAGTAAATTCATTGAACTAAGacaataagaaattaaatataaatgtttaagacCAAACTTAAACCTAGAAAAAATATCATCTCAAAATGACATGTTTCCCATGGCATAGGAAGCTGCTATGACTTTTAAGTGTGTAGGTGATGgattttgaaatctttctacatttttcttttttgagaaatttgGGTTTATCTTGAAAACCCTGAGTTAGAAAAATTAGATTGATTTCATTCCATGGCAAACACAGGAAGATGTATactgaattatattttttaaaaatttcaaacttcAAAGATTGTGAGGTTGAATGAGGTCACCTCCTGAAGCTTCTATACTAGGAATGCTGATCCATGATGAAGGACAGGTTtcgatttattttctttagatgaTCCACCGTTGAacaatagagacagggtccctcACAGTCTGTATCCAAACAGAGCCCAGATTTTTACAGACTGATCGAGGCCTAATGCTCAGACCTACATCTCTTTAGAGGCTCactttgcaaggaaaaaaaaatcattctgccctagaaaggggctgtaggaAGTATTCACAATGAGTCCATTAATATCAGGATCTCCTGTTCCAGGAAACTCTTACTAAGTATTACAAAGGAAATTTTATGTGCTCACATAAGTTTAGAAAACACTGGCTTAAAGCTGGAACAGAATTATTCTTTCCTAGAGAAGTTTTTACAGCGTTCGCTGTGCTAATATGAATTGTGATCCCTAGGCAGAGGCATCTGATGGGAAGTAAGTCTCAAACTTATTTGACCAcagaacttatttttaaagttctctgaAGGGACCAGTGTTTTGAGGAAAACATTCTGGGAGCTATGGGACTGGATCAAAAGCTAATGAGGATATTGTAAGTGGTATTGTCCTGGTGTGGAGTAGCTGCGGCACAATTTGAAGAGATAAATTTCTAGAATTCATCCCACATCTGCTGAATCAGTCATTTAAAGGTAGGGCAGGAGATAGCTCTGTTTTAACTAAATGTCTCAGATAATTCTCATGTCCACTGAGGGCAGAGGTCCCACCAGTACAGAGTTGGGTTAAGAACTGCCCAACGACGTAACTAACTTCCTACGTCACTGTCAATCACAATGCCGTAATCCTCTTCATAAAGCCCTTTCTACTCCCAGCACTCTCTTCAAAGTATTCTTCACTTCTGAGTTCCTAAGACTATAGATAACGGGATTGAGCATGGGATTGAAGAGGCTGTGAAACAGCAGGAGATATTTCTTCTGCTCCTTGGGGTTCCGATATCTGGGTCCAACATACATGATAATGGCTGTGCCATAAAAGAGTCCAACCACACAGAGGTGGGAGAGGCAGGTGGAGAAGGCTTTCCTCTGACCTTCCCTTGATTGGATCTGAAGGATAGCACAGAGGATGCACATATATGAAACTACAATTGTGGACAAGGGTCTCACCAGCCCAGAAATTGCTCCGGCCAAGACCATATTCTCATTGATGTGGGTATCTGCACAGGCAAGTTTGAGAACAGCCAAGATTTCACAAAAAAAGTGATTAATTTTCTGGGGCCTACAGAAGGGTAAAGGTAGAAGTAACACAAGATGAATCAAGGATAAAATGACTCCAATGGCCCAGGAAGTCACCGCTAGGGTGATACAGACTGTCCAGGTCATGATGGCCAAATATCGGAGGGGGTGGCAGATGGCCACGTACCAATCATAGGACATCACCACCAGGAGGAGACATTCTGTGACAGCAAAAGTGGAAAAGAGAAAGGTCTGCGTCATGCAGCCCGCAAAGGAGATGGGCTTGGCTGGATGCAGCAGGTTCACCAGCATCTGGGGCACTGTGTTGCAGGCGTAGGCGATGTCAACGACCGCCAGGTGTGAGAGGAAGAAGTACATGGGGGTGTGCAGTCTGGAGTCCAGTGAGATGAGCCCCAGGATGGTCCCGTTCCCCAGCAGAGTGAAGACATAGAACGGGGAGAAGAGCCCAAAGAGGAGCATCTGAATCCTTGGGCCAACGGGAAATCCCAACAGGAGGAATTCTGTGATGGATGTTGGATTGTGTCCCATATCCCTATGACAGAGGAAATCAAGTTAATGCTCATGGTTTAGGAGAAGTGtttaaaaatagattcatttTAACTTGTTTAGCACTCTTTGGTGAATTAGAAAAGGGTTCACAGACAGCCGCAgtgagtttttgtgtttttaaatgaatgcttAAAGACCATTTGGTAAcactaaaagaaatgtttaaaaaatatatgcaggctgggtgcagtggctcacacttgtaatcccagcactttgggaggccgaggcgggcatattacctgagctcaggagttcgagaccagcattgacaagacggtgaaaccccatttctactaaaaatacaaaaaattagctgggtgctgtggcgtgcaactgtagtcccagctactcgggaggctgaggcaggagaattgcttgatcccgggaggtggggctggcagtgaaccaagatcacaccactgcactccagcctgggtgacagagcgagactctgtctccaaaaaaaaaaaaaaaacaaaacaaaaaaaaaaataaataaataaaataaaaatgcatgcacacatatacataggtttcttttttattatgctaactttttaataaaggctaaaatttcaaaatcaacatgtcacatattaatatattcttttggtctttttttttttttttttattggctcaggcatctcagggatgaaggtCACATGTTAATCTAATACACAGGTTTTGTTTGATTCAGTGGGCTGTCTCATATCCTTCAAataaattcttcttttccttggTCATATTATTCACAGTTTTTCTCTGCTATGTTTCAGAAACAGTGAACACTGATGATACACACATGTCAAAGTCTTCAAACCACATCAAGTTTAATCTTAAAGTGGAAGGTTTAATTAAGGGCAGGCTGTACTAAGGTTAGACAATCATCAGCCAAATACACCAGTGGTCATTCACCTCTTACACTTTCCACTCTTGCACTGATCGTCACTTCCACAGCAAATATCTGATGAAATCTTTTCTTATCCAAGGGTAAAGACTTATTTTTTAGCCcagaatcttattttttttgttatttagttttccACAATATTTAGATGAGCTTTTATGTGAATGACTGAATAGATTTGCATGTCATTATCTAAACATGAAAACAGAATCACTAACTTTTTGTTGGATTTGGGCTATTGATAAACGCTCTAGAATGCTTAGTTTTAAGCATTGTCTATGCAGGTGATTGGCAATAGATGAATTTATGAGGAATGCTGTAGAAACAGTCTCTGAATTCTCTGATTGAACTTAGGCCTCCTTGATCCCACAATTAAAATGTTAGCATAAACATGATATTGTCATTTTTGCttaaattttattctcattttttatgtaaaattatattgtCTTGGAGATAGCAAGGATGAGCAATAATCCTCCATTTAAATgtccataaaattataaatttaatccTGCAAAACCAACTAAAAAGTATTTCATTTGCATTGGACTTTTCCTACCACCATTCCAAGGATAAGTGTCATGCTTatgctgaagaaaataaaataatttgcagttatttattgatttcttttcatttatttcatgttgTGCTGAGATTGGATCTAAACTTTGAGCTCCTAATCATTGCTCAGATTGTGTGGCCTCATAAGATTGTGTATAATAAGTAAACAAGCATCTGTACACTTGTTAACTTGATGACCTTCTGTACGTCAGACTTTaagcccttttaaaaataaagtgctgGGCTatgcttggtggctcatgcctgtaatctaagcactttgggaggctgaggtaggaggttcGCTGGACCCCAgaagttcgaaatcagcctgggaaacatagagaCCTCGtctctttcaaaaaattgaagaaatagtaattatatgaaaaaaaacttttaaagaaagaaagtgctGGTCTTTTTTGTTAATGTGAAACATTTACCAGAGTCTCTTGCACACAGATATttcttcaactttaaaaaaagCTACTAGTCAAAATACCGTAAACATATTGGTTGCTTTAATGTATTAATATACTGATGGATAATATGCTgatatctattaatatattttactcaTAGTATCCTATTATCTAAAACTATTGGTGAGCAAAATTTGAGCACTAAGAGAGTAGAAATGTACTTTTGCATGATATTAAAGTGTGAtggtaaaagcaaacaaaaaatgaaaatgacattaaATTATATTTGACCAGAACTCACAAAGGCAGTTAGGAAATCCAGGTGTCTAGAGATGATTGCTGTGTAAGAACCTAGATAATCTTCAGATAGAAAAGGCAAACATTTCTACAATGTGGCTGAGTTTACTGATGCTGCTGGGAACTTTGCTGCCCATCTGAGAGCTGCCAAGGAATGCTCCTGCCTCTTCAAGTGCTTTTGAGAGGGGAAGGTTTTATGAAGTCATCACCTCCACAGAGTACCTTCCAATTGTCTTGAGAGCTTTGTGTAACATATGAGAAAATAGGCTTCACTTGCACCAGCATGATTTGCATAGAGACATGAAGAACCTGACCACTGTTATTCTTCTAGGGTCAGAGAACTGAGCCTATGTCTCATTCTGTCTCTGAGGAAGCCACAGTGATAAAGAGATTGAGATtaaggcaagaacagaaaatgtcTTTGTAACTGAAAGGATACATATGTTATCTAAAGTAATAGCCTGGGACCACGTGGCTATCACAGCTACCACAATTTGTGAATTTCTTAGagtttcatgaatatttatgcTATTCCTTCCCCAAACATTCAGAAAGCACTTGTGAGATGCAAAGATCCATGCCTAGGTTTgtttagcaataaaataaaatcttgacaTGAATTCCTGCAGTCATTTCTTTTAGTGTAGTCTGCTTTCCCAAATACCCGGAAGCTGGTGGGAGAATAAACTTGAATTCCAAGGTTTTAATCATTAGATCTTTTTAGATAGAAACTCAGACCCTTTATTTTTGAACACCAATCTGTAGATGTTGgagatttgttttaaataatctctGGGGCTCATTGACCTGTCTAGAAGAAGAATGGATTAGGCATAAGGATTGAGCAAAacttacttttcaaaattttcctttttttttttttttttgacaatgtcTGATCCTGCCCTTATGGGAAGGATAAAGCTCTGTAAAATCACAGGGCCAGCTCCTGTTTTCTGAACGCTTTCTATGGATGGGGATGAATCTATGTATTCCACTTATCAGAGTAGGGTTACCCTCATGGATTACATTTGAGGTCCCGCATCTGAGTGGTTGACAAATTGTTCCAATATAGCTAGCCTAAGTGTCCTTGTATTAGGCCTGGCTTGTTTACAAAGTTATCAGCTGGTTGGAAGGACCTAGGAGACTGTATATATAAGCTGAGAGAGAGGCATCAGTGATATAGGGATCTGTGCCAACTGTTCATTCATCCTACTTTtgtcttttgcattttctcttgCCCTAAAACATATTGCACCCATTATAGGATAGATGGTTGCTGTGACCATTCAGTCTTACGACTTAGTAGGTCTAATAGCACTTCAGCTCAAGCTGGATAACTCTGGATTTATACTTACTTgacatgcctttctcactaagcttaataatttctagcttttgatttaatgACTTTCACTTGAACATTTGGAGGACACTGTAGGGTGATTAATTGGCTTAGCTTCAacattgttgtgtctcagggactAGGGAGAccacaagaggaagagagagagggaaatgacCTGTCGGTGGAGCAGTGGGAACACACACagcatttatcaattaagtttgctgtcttatgTGGACGTGCTCATGCTGccctaaaacaattacaatagtaacatcaaagatcactgatcacagatcatcataacagacataataataataaaccagtTTAAAATACTGTACAAATCATTAAAATTTGGCGTAGGACACAAAATGAgaacatgctgttggaaaaatggtgcagATAGACTTGCTTGAGGCAGGTTAGCCACAAAATTTTAGCCCAATGGAAATGCAGTATGTATGAAGCACAATAAATTGCAGAACGATAAAATGagttatgtctatatatagaaatagaattaATTTGATTGTGTTTATGTTAAATTCTGTGACCTTAATGGACTCACTTCTTAATTTTAGGAGGTTTCTAAAATAGATTTGTTTGGATTTCTATGTAGACAGTCATGTCTGTTGTAAGTAGGGACTATTCTATTTTTTCCATCCTGACCTGTATGtcctttattttcttgtcttattgcgcAGTGTTAACTTCCAGCACTGTTTTGCATAAGGGTGATAATAGCAGATATAGTTCCTTTATTCTTGATTTTAGAGAGAAaccattcagtttttcaccactaAATATGATGTTAGTGTAGCTATGTCCTACATAACACTTTGGTCAgtgatggactgcatatatgagAGTGGTCCCCCAAGATTATAATGGGGGTGAAAAACTCATATTGCCAAGTGATGTCTTAGCCATGATAATGTTGTAACACAATGCATTACTTACATGTTTGTGGGATTGCTGCTGTAAACAATCCTACTGCACTCCCGGTGTGATATAAAAGCAAACAACTATGCATTTTACTATGCATTTTACAACATTCTACTAAACTTTTTGtcgttattttattttattttattttggagatggagtcttgctctgttgcccaggctggagtgcagtggtgcaatctcagctcactgcaacctctgcctcctgggttcaagtgattcttgtgtctcagcctcacaagtaggtgagattacaggtgtgaagcaccatgcttggccaagtttttatatttttggtagagatggggtttcaccattttggtcaggcttttcttgaactcctgactgcaaatgatgtgcctacctcagcctcccaaagtactgagattacaggtgtgagccactgtacctggcctttgtcattattttagagtgtactccttttACTTATAAAAATGTTAAGTCCTAAACAGTCTCAGGCAAGTCCATCaagaggtattccagaagaaggcattgctaTCATAGGAGACGACATCTTCATGCATGCTGTTACCTGTGAAGACCtttcagtgggacaagatgtgcaGGTGGAAGACTGATATTGATGATCTTGATACTAGGTAGACTTAGGCTGATgtatttgtgtcttagttttcaataacaaaattttaaaaagtaaataataaaaataaacagtttcaCAAGTAGAAAAATGTCTgtagaataaagatataaaaaaagaaaatctttcgtGCAGCTTcataatatttgtgttttaagtggTGCTATTACAAAGTAGaatcaaattattattaaaaattaaaaagtttataaagtaaaagttatagtaagctaaggttaatttattgttgaagaaagaaaaatgttttaatgaattcagtgtagcctaagtgtacagtgtttataaagtctacagtatcgcacagtaatgtcctagggcttcatattcactcaccactcactcactcactcacccaggcaacttccagtcctgtaagCTCCATTTACGGTAAATGCCATATACAGatgtaccatttaaaaaatctttcatgtt from Rhinopithecus roxellana isolate Shanxi Qingling chromosome 6, ASM756505v1, whole genome shotgun sequence carries:
- the LOC104674941 gene encoding olfactory receptor 2A7, with the translated sequence MGHNPTSITEFLLLGFPVGPRIQMLLFGLFSPFYVFTLLGNGTILGLISLDSRLHTPMYFFLSHLAVVDIAYACNTVPQMLVNLLHPAKPISFAGCMTQTFLFSTFAVTECLLLVVMSYDWYVAICHPLRYLAIMTWTVCITLAVTSWAIGVILSLIHLVLLLPLPFCRPQKINHFFCEILAVLKLACADTHINENMVLAGAISGLVRPLSTIVVSYMCILCAILQIQSREGQRKAFSTCLSHLCVVGLFYGTAIIMYVGPRYRNPKEQKKYLLLFHSLFNPMLNPVIYSLRNSEVKNTLKRVLGVERAL